The Fusobacterium polymorphum genome segment AGGGTTAATGTAAAATATAAATGATATTGAATATATCTATATTTTTAATTAACCTCTCCCAAGGTATTTTGAAAATATAGATTTTTTATTTTATAAATAAAAAACCTCTTTTTAGAGGTTTTACTAAGTAGATAAAAAATTCTTACTGTATAAAAAATTTCTGTCAATGGTTATAATATTTGTTTCCTCATCTCCACCAATCTTAACCATATCCATGTCTTTGATTTTTTTATTCAAAGACTTTTTTAATTTTCTTTTTATTTACTTTTCCTTAAATTTCATATAGAATATAAATATAGGAATAAAATAAAGTAATAGAGGGAGAATATTATGAAAAAAATTTTTATTTTACTCATAGTTTTATTAGGATTATTAGTTATAGGTTGTGGAAAAAAATGGGATTATCAAGTTACAAAAAAAGAATCTATTCAAATTGGTAATGATATAACATTTTATCTTTTAACTTTAAAAGAGAAAGAAAGCGGTAATGAAATTGAACCCTTACAAATAACTAAGGAAGGTTTTGATAAATATAATGTAGAAGATAAATTAACAAAAGAAGAATTAGACAGTATAAAAATTTCAGAGGATTCATTAGTTAATAGCGATTTAACTTTAAAGGGAAATTATTGTATTGTTGAAAATACAAGTTCAACAGATTTAAAATTTATTCCAGAAAATACTGAATTTTCAATTTTAGCAGTAGGTAAACAAGAAGATGTTACTCCAACTATCCCAACAATGATACTTATTGACAAAGAACATAAACTTTTTTATATTATAATTCTTAAAAATCAATGGGATGCTGAAGAATTTGAATATACTATAAATAAAGATGATTTAAAAAATATTGAAGCTAGACATATGGCTACTGGTAATTATGATGAAAAAGATTTATCTAGTATAGAAAATTTAAAAAATGATATACATTTTGTTGAAGAAGAGAAATGATATTAATTTACTGCACCTGTAATTTCAAGGTGCAGTTTTTTAAAATGAAAATTTATACAGTTTTTTAGGTCTTCCTCTATTAATTTTTACTAAGTCTGAAATAGCTAAGTTATTTTCTTCAAGTTTTAATAACAATCTATTTGCTGTTCTTTCTGATATAGCCAAATAATTAGCTAAACTTGCACAGCTTACTTTTTCTTTACTTTTAAAAAGTTCTATAAGCTTTTTTGAATTTTGTTTTGTTATATTTAGCTCTTTCAATTTTTCAATTATTTCAATATTTTTCTTTTTTTCAGCATCTATTTCAGATAATATAATTTCTGAATTTGTAGAGACTAAATATATAACTTCTGAATTTAAATCTATATTTTTTTTATATGATTTTTCTGCATTATATCTTGCTTCATTTATATTATTTCCTTTCCCCCAACCAGAATAAAATTTTTCTTTTAATTTCTTTTTTAAATTTAAAGCTATATTTGAATTTATAAAATCTTCATAAATCATCATAATTTCTATATTTTTCCCTAAAATTTTTACTATACAATTTTTAGAGATTGAATGTATTTCTTCTTCTATATCTATTGAAATTTCATCTAACAAAAGTTTTCCAAAAATTATTTGTTTTTTTTCAGATTTTAAAATTTTTATATCTTTTATAACTTCTAAAACTGTATTTTTAATATTTTCCTCGGAAGGGAATAAAAAATCAAATGAAATTTCTTCATTTTTTAAAAATTTAACCATATTACTTATTCTTGTTAAAACCATATCTATCTTATTTTCTTTTTTTAAATTGATATAATTACTTTTTAAAGTTTCATATAAATTTTTATTAGAGAAATTTATTTGATAAAAAATTGGTTCCTCTTCTTTCTTAAAAACATCTTGAAACCAGTATTCTTTTTTTTCAGGAGA includes the following:
- a CDS encoding HTH domain-containing protein, giving the protein MIKLAILTPQNSYENIKKCLKGIECEIKYIFYDNLYDLESLYLKNAQEYDGIITSGPIGYEIIKNSVELFTPLYHFDISKGDLYKYLFNILKKNPKIDFSRVYIDFISPEKKEYWFQDVFKKEEEPIFYQINFSNKNLYETLKSNYINLKKENKIDMVLTRISNMVKFLKNEEISFDFLFPSEENIKNTVLEVIKDIKILKSEKKQIIFGKLLLDEISIDIEEEIHSISKNCIVKILGKNIEIMMIYEDFINSNIALNLKKKLKEKFYSGWGKGNNINEARYNAEKSYKKNIDLNSEVIYLVSTNSEIILSEIDAEKKKNIEIIEKLKELNITKQNSKKLIELFKSKEKVSCASLANYLAISERTANRLLLKLEENNLAISDLVKINRGRPKKLYKFSF